The Pedobacter mucosus genome window below encodes:
- the trxA gene encoding thioredoxin, with the protein MALEITDANFEELVLKSDKPVLVDFWAEWCGPCRMVGPVVEEIAKEYDGKAIVGKVNVDNNPQISMQFGIRNIPALLYFKDGQVVDKQVGAVPKSVLAEKLNKQLA; encoded by the coding sequence ATGGCATTAGAAATCACAGATGCAAACTTCGAGGAGCTTGTATTAAAATCAGATAAACCCGTATTAGTAGATTTTTGGGCAGAATGGTGTGGCCCTTGTCGCATGGTTGGTCCAGTTGTAGAAGAAATAGCTAAAGAATATGATGGTAAAGCTATCGTTGGTAAAGTAAACGTAGATAACAATCCTCAAATTTCAATGCAGTTTGGTATTCGCAATATTCCTGCTTTACTATACTTTAAAGATGGTCAAGTTGTTGATAAGCAAGTTGGTGCAGTTCCTAAATCTGTTTTAGCAGAAAAATTGAACAAGCAATTGGCTTAA